TCACTTAAAGCTTTGGAGCATAGTCAAACCTAGAGTTGAAAAGTTAATGAGCGCAGCACCGTTTTGTGTCGACACCTTGCGTTTTGAACAGTGGTTGCAATATATCTTCTTACCGCAAATGTACCAGTTAATTAAAAATAAGCAGCCTTTGCCAACTCAGATAGCGTTATGTCCGATGGCTGAAGTGGCGTTTGTCGGGTTATCAGACAAAGCGGCGGATTTAATTAATATCATTGGCGATATTGATGAATTGCTAAGTGGTCAGCGTCAACAACAGAAGTTTTTACGCAATGAGTAAGTCAGTAATCGATAGTGTAAATCAGTCGGAAGTTGCAGAGGCAGAAGCGTGTGAAGAGCAAAAGCCAGTATTAACTATTCTTTATCAAGATGAATACTTGGTTGCGATAGATAAACCGGCAGGTTTATTCGTCCATCGCAGCTTTTTAGACAGGCATGAGCGCTACTTTGCTTTGCAGTTACTGCGTGACCAAATAGGCCAATATGTTTACCCCATTCATCGACTAGACAAGCCAACCAGCGGCGTGCTTTTGTTTGCACTTGATCAAGAAGTGGCAAGGGCATTAAACGATAAATTTATTACGCGTGATATTGAGAAGACCTATTATGCCTTAGTGCGCGGTTTTCTGGCGGATGAGATACGTGTTGATTATCCTCTGAAAGAAAAACTGGATAAAATTGGCGATAAATACGCGAGTGAAGATAAGCCAGCGCAAGCTGCCATTACGCAATTTACGACCATAGCCCAAGGTGTTATCAATAAGCCATTAGGGCGCTATGATACCGTGCGTTATTCTTTGGTGAAAGCCAGCCCTGAAACGGGCCGTCGTCACCAAATTCGCCGGCATTTAGCGCATCTACGTTTCCCTATCATTGGTGATGTTAACTATGGTGATAACAAACAAAACCCGTTTTTCGCTGAGGAATTTGGTTATCGCCGTTTGATGTTGTTTGCTAAAAAGCTAGCGTTTGAACACCCAGTGACAAAAAAGCCGCTGGTGATAGAAGCGGCGTTTGATCAGCAGTGGTTATCAGTATTTGAAAGGCTAGGCTGGCAAGATATCAAAGTGTAGGCTTTGGGTGCCTGACGTTGGTATGTGCACAGTCATGTTAGCTATACGTATCAAGCGCGCTATAGTTTAGTGCTTTTGGCAGTATTAGCGTCACCGGTTAAGCTCACAAACTGAGTGTTGTTTTGGCGACTATAGTGGTCGTATAACCAATCAAGGCGGTGTTTAGCGCGGCTAGTTGCTGGCGCTTTGTTATCACGATCACCCGTAATCATCACATAACCGACATTTTGTAGGCCAAGCGCCTCGTTTCGCGTTTGCTCAAACTGTGCCATCATAATTTGATCCGCCGTGGTAGGACGCTTTAATAAACTAATGAGCAGTTCAGTATCATTAGTTAATGGCTTTTTGTAATCTTGGTATGCAACATTCTCGGTACTTGAGCAGGCGCTCAATACTAAAACAAAGGCTAAGGTAACTAACTGGCTAATAACTTTCATGGCAACTACTGATAATGACTGTTGTGTTTCTAATATCAGTCTCAGCAAGCGCTATACCAATGCATTTTTGACACTTAGTTAATCAGGCTAAGCGATTGAAATTAATGCAGTTTAAATTTATTTGTTAGTACGAAATTTCCTTAAAACGAGCGTTTTTAGTGATAAAAAAAGCGCTAGATTTTTACTGTCAAAAATCTAGCGCTTGGTATTTTAGTCAGGTTAAGCTCATGTTTTTAGCTTAACCTACTCGACTATTAAAATTTTTATTCGTCAGAAACAGAACGAAGTAGGGCGTTAATACCTACTTTAGCACGTGTTTTAGCATCCACTTTTTTCACGATAATTGCAGCGTAAAGGCTGTAGGTACCACATTTCGATGGCAAGTTGCCTGGCACTACCACAGAGCCGGCAGGCACGCGGCCATAATGTGTTTCACCTGTTTCGCGATCATAAATGCGCGTACTTTGGCCGATGTAAACGCCCATTGAAATCACCGCACCTTCTTCAACAACAACGCCTTCAACAATTTCAGAGCGTGCGCCAATAAAGCAGTTATCTTCAATAATCGTTGGGCCTGCTTGTAGTGGCTCTAATACGCCGCCAATGCCAACACCACCAGAAAGGTGAACATTTTTACCAATTTGTGCACATGAGCCAACGGTGGCCCAAGTGTCAACCATAGTACCTTCATCAACATAGGCACCAATGTTGACGTAGCTTGGCATTACCACCACGTTTTTACCCACGTAGCTACCGGTACGCACAGTTGCTGGTGGTACAATGCGCACGCCATCAGCTTCAAACATCGCTTGTGTGTAGTCGCTGTATTTTAATGGCACTTTATCGAAGAATTTGCTCTCTGCGCCGTCAATAATTTCGTTGTCCCAAATGCGGAAGCTAAGCAGTACGGCTTTTTTTAGCCACTGATGAACAACCCATTCACCTGCTACTTTTTCAGCTACACGAGCTGAGCCATTGTTTAGCGCAGCAAGTGCTGCCAGTACCGCATCTTTAACTTCGTCGGTTACCGTCGCAGGCGTAATAGACATACGATTTTCAAACGCTTGCTCAATCGTTGCTTGCAAGTCTGTAGTCTCTTGGTTTTGCATGTTAAATCCTTCGTTAGTTAAACGATATCGTCACACAGACGTTCGTTTAATAGTTGTTGTTCTGTTGTCGTTAATGCTTGGTAGTCTGCATTTGAGATGGTAAATACGTCTTCAGCACGCTCGCCAAATGTGGTGATTTTGGCGCTGTGAATGTTTAGCTTTAAGTCGGCAAACACCTGCGCGAAGCTGGCTAGTAAGCCAGGTCGATCAGTAGTGATAATTTCCAACAAGGTGGTGCTGTCATCTTCTGTTTGGATAAAGCCCACTTGTGTTTTTAAGTTAAACGTTTGCAAACGTTTAGATACCGGCTGAACTTCGATCGTTGCTAGTGTTTCTTGGCTTAAGCGCGAGGCAAGCAAACGTGCTATTTCAAGCTGGCGAGGTTCGTCAGTAATGGCCTTTGATTGATGATCCAATACGACGAACGTATTAACCGTGTAACCTGTATTGCTGGTAATAATTTTCGCGTCATGAATCGACAGCTTTTTGCTACCGAGCAGGGCGACGGTATTGGCGAAAATATTTGAGCGCTCTTTGGTGAAGACAAAGACTTCCGTACCACCGCGATAAGGTTTTGGACTCACTATCACCAGTGGCTCACTGCGATCATGACCTAGAATATGTTGCGTGTGCCAAGCTATTTGCGTAGGTGAATAGCGCAGAAAGTAATCAGAGTTAAACTCCTGCCATAGCACGCTAATCGCACCCTCAGCGATTCCTTCTGCAAGCAGTAATTCTTGTGCTTGTTGTTCGTTTTCTCTAATTTGGTCTGCCAAATCAACAGGTTTCTCAAGGCCTCGTCTGAAAGCGCGCTTAGTGGCAAGATAAAGCTCTTCTAATAAGTTAGCTTTCCAGCTGTTCCACAAACTTTCGTTAGTGGCGCGCATATCGGCAACGGTTAAACAATACAAATAATCTAAGTGTGCTTCATCGCGAACAATTTCACCAAATTGCTTAATCACATCTGGGTCTGAAATATCACGGCGCTGGGCGGTTACTGACATTAATAAATGCTGCTGAACTAGCCACGCGATCATTCGGCCATCGTGATCGTTAAGTTTGTGCTCTTTGGCAAAGTTAAGGGCATCTACTGCGCCAAGCTCAGCATGGTCGCCACCACGGCCTTTGGCGATGTCGTGGAAAATACCGGCTAAATATAAAACTTCCGGTTTGCGAATACGTTGCACAATTTTGCTACAGCGTGGGAATTCGTGGTTATGCTCTGGTTGGCTAAAGCGATACAGGTTTTTAATCAAGCGATAGCTGTGCTCGTCTACCGAGTAAGCATGGAATAAATCAAACTGCATTTGGCCAACAATCGAGCGCCACTCTGGCAGATAAGCGCCCAAAATACTGTGTCTGTGCATTAGACTAAAGGCCAAACCCAAGCCACGAGGGTGCTTGATAATTTCAATGAAAATTCGGCGGTTTTCTTCATAATCATTTAAACGCGATACAAGGCGACGGCGCGCATTGCGCAAGGTTCGCAACGTTTCTGAATGCAAGCCTTTAATCACGGGGTTTTGCGCGATAGTTAAAAACATTTCCATAATTTTAACTGGGCGCATAAACAAGCGATTGTTGGTAACTTTAATTAGGCCACCGACAACAATAAAGTCTTTGTTGAGCTCTACAACTGCCGGCTTAGTTTTGTTCACTAAAATTTCTTCTTCAAAATGCTGCAGTAGCATTTTATTAAGTTCAGCAACGCGGCCAATAATGCGGAAAAAGCGCTTCATCATACGTTCAACCGACTTCTTGCCAGCACTACCAAAGCCCATCATTTTCGCGACATCGGCTTGGTAATCAAATAACAAGCGGTTTTCACTGCGCCCAGCAACATGATGTAGGGCGAAGCGCATACGCCACAAGTAATCTTGACACTCAATAAGCTCGGTATACTCGTTCAAGGTTAAGTACTTGTGTTCAACCAGCTCAACTAGCGAGTTCGCCATAAAATGACGTTTAGCGACCCATGCAATGGTTTGGATATCACGCAAACCGCCAGGGTTGGCCTTTAAGTTAGGCTCAAGTGTGTAGGAGGCGCCGTGGTATTGATTGTGACGTTTAAATTGCTCTTCGCGCTTGGCGATAAAGAATTTTTCTGACGTCCAGAACACATCTTCTTGTAGCAGCGGTTGCAATTGCTCAGCCAGTGCCTGATTACCACAAATCAAGCGCATTTCCATCAAGTTGGTGGCAATGGTAACGTCGTTAACCGCTTGTTTTAAACATTCTTGTACGTCACGTACACTGTGGCCAATATCAAATTTCACATCCCAGAGTTGGGTAATAAAGGCGCCAATTTTCTCTTCGAGATCCTTTTCAATGCTTTGCTGAGTGAGTAGCAAAATATCAACGTCGGAATGCGGGTGCAGCTCACCACGGCCATAACCGCCTACAGCGATAAGGCTCAGTTGATATTCGTCAAGCTGATGTTGCACCCACAATTTTGTGAGCACCAAATCAACAAACTGGGCACGAGCAAGTACCAAGTTTTCCATGTCTTCTTCGATAAAAATGGAGAGCAGCCACTGATTGAAGTCTTTGCTTAATGCGCAGACTTCGGCACTGGTCATTGTCGGTGCGGTAACACACAGCGGCTCTTGAAAATGACTGGGTATGAAGTTGTTATTTTCCACAGTAATGCTTTTTAGTTTGTCTTGTTGAACGTCTAGTTAATCGTCTGCTGAATTAGTTGTTTAACTGGCGCGGAATGGTATCGTCACTGCGCAAAGTTAAAATTTCACAACCCGTTTTGGTGACTAGGATTGTGTGTTCCCACTGCGCTGACTTTTTACCGTCAACCGTGTAAACCGTCCAATTATCTTCTTTATCTAAGATAGTGCCCGCTTTGCCCATGTTGATCATTGGCTCAACGGTAAAACACATACCTTCTTGGATTTTAGTTTTGTCGTTGTTCTTGTAGTGCACAATTTGTGGTTCTTCGTGGAACTGCGCGCCAATACCGTGACCACAATACTCTTTGACAATACCGAATCGGCCAGACTTTTTAATAAATTTCTGTATTGCTGCACCAATCTCACCAAACGCAACGCCTGGCTTCACTTTTTTCAAACCTGTATATAGCGCTTCTTGCGTGATGCGACATAAACGGCGATCTTCTGGCGAAACGTCACCAATTAAAAACATCTTACTGGTATCGCCGTGATAACCGTCTTTGATCACCGTGATATCAATATTGATAATATCACCGTCTTTTAAAGCTGTGCCGTCAGGAATACCGTGGCATACAACGTGGTTGACTGATGTACAAATTGACTTTGGAAAACCGTGGTAGTTAAGCGGTGCAGAGATAGCTTCTTGCACTTTCTCGGTGTATTCCGCGCAAATGGTATTGAGCTCGTCTGTGGTGATGCCAGCTTTGACATGCGGCTCAATCATTTCCAATACGTCTGCGGCAAGCTTGCCTGCCACGCGCATTTTTTCAATTTCTTCCTGACTTTTAATCGCAATAGTCATCTAAATCTCTATATTTTCTCAAATAAAATTGCCCACATTCTACATCTTTTTAAGGGCATTCCCAATGATTGGTTTTGCTTATCAAATCACTAAACGTATTAAGTTGCCATGGGGTTTACCATTCGTTTTTGCGACTAGACAATAATGCCAATTCAATGCGCGGATAAATTCTTTAGATTCGGTTGTTATAAAGGGGGGATAAAGGACGAAAAGTTGAGAAAGGAGCGCTGGATAGCAGCCAAATAAAAAACGCCAAGTGCGGGTTAAAACACTTGGCGCTTGATAGCTGATTGATAATCTGGCGCTAGCTCTAGCAGCCTGACTAAAAGCTAACGTATTTCTTGATTAATCGCATCAACAATGGCTGATGGCTCTAACAGATAAAGGTTGTGATTAAGCAATACTAAATCATCATTGTGCGCCAGCAAAAGTGCAGGGATTGCACGAGTGCCAATAATATCTTGAATTTCTTCGATATCAGCCAGCATAAACTCTGCGTCTTTTACAAACTTGTCTGATTGCAAGCATTTACTTGAAGGCGATAGTTTTAATCGCTCGACAATATCAGCAACATCATCAGCGTTGGTTAATGGGTTACCCTCTTGGAAATGCGCTTGTTGCATTGCTTTTAAAATCGCTAGTGACTTTTCTGGGCATTTTGCTTGCGACCAAGCCATCAGGTTAGCGCCTAAGGTGCTGTCTTTTGTTTCGCTAAGTTTAGCTAAGTATTGTTCGCCAAATTTAATGTTGCTTAGCTCTGTTACTTGATTTGTGATTTTACGAGTGATTTTATCTTCACCGTCATATAAACCACTGTGCAAGAAGTGAATTTTAATTTTGGGCAATTTCTCGGCAACAGCGCTGACTAAATTAGTGGTGGCATAGCTCCACGGGCAGTGGCTGTCGTAAATAAAAAATAGCTCAGTGGCCATTGGCGTAAATCTCTATTTCTATTGAGGTAATTAATGGCCTAATTTTAGCTGTTGTCGGTGGCGATTACTATCGTTAATCAGTTTCAAACAGGGTTTATCAAGCGCAACAGCGTTTTAGTTACTTTTATCCCTTAGTTAGTTGGTGGAAAAAGAGAGCGACGCTAACGCGCGTTGTTACCACTATTTGCAACCCGAATTGGCGCTCTATTGCTTGTGATAAACAGTTTTTTATCAAAATCGATAAGCCAATAGGGTGGCGATAAATTCTACAATTTGTTAGTGGGTTTTGCTGGTGTTTAATCAAGTGTTGTGGAATAATACGCGCCGCTAAATTTATCGTTTGGTGGGTAACTTATTCAATAACAGTTGCCGGTCAGTAGTAGCGGTAAGTCATAGCATTATTAACTTAAGTCGTGTTATCTCTTGATGAGAAACACATTTTTATAAACTCACATACATCTTGCAGAGGTATACCCGGGGTGCTCCAAGCGTAATTTAACGCTGCTATGAGTCGTGTATATCGGATGTATGGACGCTTAACCCCAAGAGGAAAAATTATGCCAAACGTTTCTATGCGCGACATGCTTAAAGCAGGTGTTCACTTCGGTCACAAAACTCGTTACTGGAACCCTAAAATGAAGCCATTCATTTTCGGTGCGCGCGACAAAGTTCATATCATCAACCTAGAACAAACTGTTCCAATGTTCAACGACGCTTTAGCTTTCTTATCTGGCATCTCTGCTAAGAAAGGTAAAATCTTATTCGTTGGTACTAAGCGTGCAGCTAGCGAAGCAGTTCGAGAAGCAGCAATCAAAGCTGACCAATTCTACGTTGATCACCGTTGGTTAGGTGGTATGTTGACTAACTGGAAAACAGTTCGTCAATCAATCAAACGTTTAAAAGACCTAGAAGCTCAAAGCACTGACGGTACATTCGACGCTTTAACTAAGAAAGAAGCGTTAATGCGTACTCGTGAAATGGAAAAGCTTGAGAAGAGCCTTGGTGGTATTAAAAACATGGGTGGTTTACCTGATGCTTTATTCATCATCGACGCTGATCACGAGCATATTGCTGTTAAAGAAGCAAACAACCTAGGTATTCCAGTAGTAGCTGTAGTTGATACTAACTCAAACCCAGACGGTGTTGATTACATCGTGCCTGGTAACGACGATGCGATCCGTGCGATCTCTCTATACACAGATGCAGTAGCTAACGCTGTTGTTGAAGGTCGTGAGCAAAACATCGCTGTTGCTGCTGAAAAAGACGGTTTCGTTGAAGCGGAATAATCGCTTTTACTAACACTCTTTAATTTATCTGCAATGTCAGGCTCCCATACTTGGCATTGCAGACTCTAGATTTTTATATATTGAGGAATTAACTCATGGCAATTACTGCTGCATTAGTTAAAGAATTACGCGACCGTACTGGCGCAGGCATGATGGATTGTAAAAAAGCCCTTCAGGAAACTGACGGTGATATGGAACTTGCGATCGAAAACATGCGTAAGTCTGGTCAAGCAAAAGCTGCTAAAAAAGCGGGTAACATCGCTGCTGAAGGCCAAATCATCATTAAAGACGGCGCATTAGTAGAAGTTAACTGTCAAACTGACTTCGTTGCAAAAGACGAAAACTTCTTAAACTTTGCTAACAAAGTTGCTGACGCTGCTGCCGCTGAAAAATTATCTATCGAAGACTTACAAGCTAAGTTCGAAGAAGAGCGTGTTGCTTTAGTTGCTAAAATCGGTGAAAACATCAACGTACGTCGCGTAGCATACGTTGAAGGTGCTAACCTAGCTTCTTACAAGCACGGTGCAAAAATTGGTGTTGTTGTTGCTGGTGAAGGTGACGCTGAAACACTTAAGCACATGGCAATGCACGTTGCTGCGTCTAAGCCTGAGTTCATCAACCCTGAAGATGTACCAGCTGACGTAGTAGAAAAAGAAAAAGCTATCCAAATCGACATCGCGATGAACGAAGGCAAGCCTGCTGAAATCGCTGAGAAAATGGTTACTGGCCGCATGAAGAAATTCACTGGTGAAATTTCTTTAACGGGTCAAGCTTTCATCATGGAACCAAAGAGCACTGTTGGTCAGGTTCTTAAAGAAAAAGCAACTTCAGTTTCTGCATTCGTTCGCCTAGAAGTAGGTGAAGGTATCGAGAAGAAAGAAGAAGATTTCGCAGCAGAAGTTGAAGCACAAATCGCTGCAGCTAAAGGCGAATAATTTAAATTAGCTATTAGCTAGTTTAAATAAAGCTTTCTAAAAACCGCTCAATTGAGCGGTTTTTTATTTCCGATAATAAGTGTTAGTCTATGCCTTAAACAAAGGCTTATTGTCCAACCCATTAATCTATCCTGTCTCATCCGCGATTTTCTAATTCCAGCTCAGCTCATAGTTTTAACCTAATTTTACTTAGTTTTGTTGAAAGCTTTCTGATTAATAAAATACTTACTAAGCTAATAAATGTTATGTAGGAATTTACCTATTTATCTTAATCCCCTTAATGTAAAGCTAGCTTTCGTAAAGGGTTACAGCAGTCTCCTCGAATATAAAATTTCTGCTGCCCTCTAATGATCGTGTTGTCAAATAAAAAACTAATAAACCTTAAAAAGGTAATGCTGATTTGGCGTAGATAAGTCGTACAAGTTGACAGGAAGCTATTTGGACTATTTCTATGCCATAAAAGTAACTTGCTAATTATCCAAAAATTATGAAGTAAATTAATGCTTAATCACTAGAGGCATAAAATGAAAAATACTATTACAACCAATAGGTTATTTTTTTTGTTTGTTGTTTAGCATTAGCTGCTTCTGTTCCTCAGCAGAGCAGACACAAAAAGAGCTTTTGACCATATGTATTGGGCAAGCATCGAGTTCTGCAAAAAATATCAAACTTGATACTTTTATGGCGGAATTGTTTGAAACAACCAACCTTAACCCTAAATTGTTTTTTAGCCCAGCTAAAAGAGCTGAATACTTATTTAAAGTCGGTAAGTGCGGTGGCTTTTTTGTATCGTCCAGTGACTTTCCTACACAAATTGATCGATATGATATCGTCTACGTACCTGAGCCTATTATGAATGTGGATGTCGACGCATTTGTGCTCAAGGAAGGTGTTTGTAGTGCAGAGCATAGCTGTTTGAGCAGTCTTGTTAAGTCACAAGTGCTCGGTGTTTTTCGCTCTCATGCACTTTTCAAGTACCTTCAAACCAAAACGAGAGCGTCAATAGTAGAAATAACGTTATTGGATCAGGGCGTCAAAATGCTTGAACAAAGCAGATTAGATGTGCTCGTAATACCAAATGTCATTATCGAAACAAGAGGACTGTCGAAGGTCGAAAGCGTTGCGTCAGTTGAACTATATCTATGGCTAGACAAAAAACATGCGCCCTATGTGAACGAAATTTCATCACAAATTCGACGTTTAAAAACAGAGCCTCTATGGAAATCTATATTTCATACGAATAATTCTAGTTAGGTTTTGACTACATAAGTAATGTAGTCTTTACGTATTTAGCTTCACCGGAATTTGAATGGCAAAACTATTATGTTACACAACTGCGGTTTTCTTTTTGCTTTACGGCTTAGGGTTTATCTTTTTCCCAATTGAAATGGCGCTCTTGATAACCGATGCAAGTCCAACGAGTACTTCCGCTATTATTGATTTTCGAGCCACGTATGGCGGCGCACAATTGGCCATTGGTTTGCTGCTACTACTCATTGTAAAAGTTCGAAATGATATTGACTTAGCATTAACACTGGTTGCGCTTTTGTTGCTATCAATGGCATTGGGTCGCCTTACAGGTATAGTGATTGATGGTGACCCAAATCTCATCATGTGCATTTATCTAGCCGCAGAATTGGCATTTGGCGTTATGGCATTGTGGTTAAAGCTGCGCTTAAAAGTGGAGTAAAATATCTAATTCGCATATTAAATAACCGCTTTTTTCTATTAAAACGCCGCTAAATTCCCTTTCTTTATTTAAAGCTTTAGATGTTTTGTAAAAACCATTAAAATAGCCGCGGTCAATTTCGGCTGCGACAGTTTTATCTACAGGAATCTTGAGCTTATGAGCACCAACCCTAAACCTACGTATCGTCGTATTCTTCTAAAACTCAGTGGTGAAGCCCTTATGGGTGATGAAGGTTTCGGTATTGATCCGAAAATTCTTGACCGCATGGCGCAAGAAATTAAAGAACTCGTTGAGTTAGGTATTCAAGTAGGCTTAGTGATCGGTGGTGGTAACTTATTCCGTGGTGCAGGTCTTGCTGAAGCGGGCATGAACCGTGTTGTTGGCGACCAAATGGGTATGCTAGCAACCGTAATGAATGGTCTTGCGATGCGTGACGCACTTCACCGTGCTTTTGTAAATGCGCGTTTAATGTCGGCAATCGACTTAGCTGGCGTGTGTGACACATACAACTGGGCTGATGCGATTGGCATGTTAAAGTCAGGTCGCGTGGTGATTTTCAGTGCCGGTACAGGTAACCCATTCTTTACCACAGATTCAGCTGCGTGTTTACGCGGTATCGAAATTGAAGCTGACGCTGTATTAAAAGCGACAAAAGTTGATGGCATTTACTCGGAAGATCCGGTAAAAAATCCAGAAGCAACTTTATACAGCCACTTAACTTACCAAGAAGTGCTAGAAAAAGAATTAAAAGTAATGGACTTAGCGGCCTTTACCCTAGCGCGTGATCACAGCATGCCAATTCGTGTATTCAACATGAACAAGCCAGGCGCATTAAAAAGTGTGGTAATGGGCCAAGCTGAAGGCACAACCATAGATCACGCCGAAAACTTAGATTAATTGTTCAGTATTAAGGAATATCCAAGTGATTGAAGATATTAAAAAAGATGCAGAAACTCGCATGAGTAAGAGCATCGAATCATTAAAAACAAATTTAAATAAAATCCGTACGGGTCGTGCGCATCCTTCACTATTGGACAACATTTCAGTAGATTACTACGGTGCTGACACACCACTTAACCAAGTGGGTAACGTTTCAGTTCCAGATGCACGCACATTAGCGATTACTGTGTTTGATAAATCAATGATCGGCGCTGTTGAAAAAGCGATTTTATCATCTGATTTAGGTTTAAACCCGTCTTCACAAGGCACGCTTATTCGCATTCCATTGCCGCCGCTGACTGAAGAACGTCGTAAAGATTTAGTAAAAGTGGTTAAAGGTGAAGGTGAGAACGGTAAAATTGCCATTCGCAACATTCGCCGTGATGCAAACTCTGATGTGAAAACACTGAACAAAGAAAAAGAAATCAGTGATGACGAGATGCACCAAGCGGAAGATGAAATCCAAAAAATCACCGACAAATATGTGAAGCAAGTAGACCAACTACTGGTTGAAAAAGAAGCGGAATTAATGGAAATATAATTTTCCAGCGAAAGGAATACACGCCGTAGTGAAGTTTTACTACGGCGTTTTTATATAGTGAGATTTAAGTGTCAAATATCTCTGAATTAGAAACTTCAGCTATCAGCGCACCGCAGCATGTTGCCATCATTATGGATGGCAATGGGCGTTGGGCTCAGCAGCAGGGCAAAAAACGCGTTTTTGGTCACAAGTCTGGTGTTGAGTCTGTTCGTGCTTCGGTTACCGCCGCTCGCAAAATGGGCGTAAAAGCGTTAACCCTATTCGCTTTTAGTAGCGAGAACTGGTTGCGACCTGAAGAA
This Thalassotalea euphylliae DNA region includes the following protein-coding sequences:
- the pyrH gene encoding UMP kinase, giving the protein MSTNPKPTYRRILLKLSGEALMGDEGFGIDPKILDRMAQEIKELVELGIQVGLVIGGGNLFRGAGLAEAGMNRVVGDQMGMLATVMNGLAMRDALHRAFVNARLMSAIDLAGVCDTYNWADAIGMLKSGRVVIFSAGTGNPFFTTDSAACLRGIEIEADAVLKATKVDGIYSEDPVKNPEATLYSHLTYQEVLEKELKVMDLAAFTLARDHSMPIRVFNMNKPGALKSVVMGQAEGTTIDHAENLD
- the frr gene encoding ribosome recycling factor: MSKSIESLKTNLNKIRTGRAHPSLLDNISVDYYGADTPLNQVGNVSVPDARTLAITVFDKSMIGAVEKAILSSDLGLNPSSQGTLIRIPLPPLTEERRKDLVKVVKGEGENGKIAIRNIRRDANSDVKTLNKEKEISDDEMHQAEDEIQKITDKYVKQVDQLLVEKEAELMEI